From Phenylobacterium immobile (ATCC 35973), a single genomic window includes:
- a CDS encoding glycosyltransferase has translation MLKRNRPFDLITRPATADETDTPLSTPNDAPANTPAAELIMRQAGLADVLSAVDRVSIELNQQNRMMSRLADILEQFLEVSKTNAARPQVVYASPEALAAPSAALAAPVAAPAKAKALKKLINWVIGPADNIQWAYGNNAKRLSSRLAGYDHKIADTGASDVAVYFDAKVADRYKVDAKKSVLRIGGPRPLDTMFGDDIEKMREAFAKFDAIIALNGELYLRAARAHPNVHLIPNAVDLEAWKPSSEPKDGIFTVGFAASMKSSAEAEVKGFAIAEAAAARVGARLLMTSKGAGKQIPHDRMQQDFYHKIDALIHPVGPGREGTSNVLMEALASGVPVITTVHSGYHGELLTDGRNVLIRERDELEFAEAIAMLQRDERMRRRIGNMGRQFAEQHHSLDVVAAAYGKVIDDVVKAKPKPAPKKKKVSFVPFWEPAEKFGSSRLRAHYPAQFLKDNKEFDVVSGYAEDADIVVVVQMCPDDLLEKLNANPKQFLIYDVCDKYYENPRVFKHLEPNIHSQQRFEQLCERADLIIVPSREMKAEIASRVQNKPVKYVPEPADYGATTPLPLRPAEPKVVLWYGNPDRGNWENAQPIIERLRDQHGYTPLIVSRRSFFKKFPDFHPFCQDWSMEAMKAGFEAASLCVVAYDQEEQAKSPNRYVAAMMHGLPTLVVGSPATREIIDATGQQFALVSDDASVDQAMAVLQAPGGREQYVEAVQAYLASQFGEEAIADVYATTFKDQTFSKAAFAGGKRRIAFVSHNMTLGEGAPWSLFELLSGLREHDIEPFVYSACGGPLLEQYQAAGIAVEVFDTNANHVVKVLNTKYVAIEKSFTDFLKTNKIEAVVANTVKSAPLVKFATNLGIPAACIARESYVYEERFSYFRGDARLAAVTGLTEAPEIVFVAHASRKTWDDQPFKGKVSVIPNGISPQRFVESSTLTKAEARERFGIPADDVVAICVGTINLRKGQGEILEAFASLPPAVRNKARIIFLGAVQNSHLAGFMEGYDALPAAIRDRVMVVNATDEVAPYYIASDLFLMNSNSEAYPRSVVEGLYFGLPVLSTPVAGVVEQVRPGESGFLYDYNDMNSWKSYFTDLVKKPDLLKEMSANAHKAFWKLTGYNEMLLSYKSIISRMIA, from the coding sequence ATGCTGAAGCGAAATCGCCCCTTTGATCTCATTACCCGGCCTGCGACCGCGGACGAGACCGACACCCCTCTGTCAACGCCAAACGACGCCCCCGCCAATACACCTGCGGCGGAGCTGATCATGCGCCAGGCGGGGCTCGCCGACGTGCTCAGCGCCGTCGATCGCGTGTCTATCGAACTGAACCAGCAGAACCGGATGATGTCGCGGCTCGCCGACATCCTGGAACAGTTCCTTGAGGTCTCGAAGACCAACGCGGCTCGCCCCCAGGTTGTCTACGCCTCCCCCGAGGCCCTCGCCGCGCCCAGCGCAGCCCTCGCTGCGCCGGTCGCCGCCCCGGCCAAGGCGAAGGCGCTCAAGAAGCTTATCAACTGGGTGATCGGTCCCGCCGACAACATCCAATGGGCCTATGGCAACAACGCCAAACGGCTCTCCAGCCGGCTTGCGGGCTACGACCACAAGATCGCCGACACCGGGGCCAGCGACGTGGCCGTCTACTTCGACGCGAAGGTGGCCGATCGCTACAAGGTCGACGCCAAGAAGTCGGTGCTGCGGATTGGCGGCCCGAGGCCGCTCGACACCATGTTCGGCGATGACATCGAAAAGATGCGCGAAGCGTTCGCCAAGTTCGACGCCATCATCGCGCTGAACGGAGAGCTTTACCTGCGGGCGGCCCGAGCCCACCCCAACGTTCACCTGATCCCCAACGCCGTCGATCTGGAGGCGTGGAAGCCGTCGAGCGAGCCGAAGGACGGCATTTTCACCGTCGGCTTCGCCGCCAGCATGAAGTCCAGCGCCGAGGCCGAGGTCAAAGGCTTCGCCATCGCCGAGGCTGCTGCGGCCCGCGTAGGCGCGCGCCTGCTCATGACCTCCAAGGGCGCCGGTAAGCAGATCCCGCACGACCGGATGCAGCAGGACTTTTATCACAAGATCGACGCCCTGATTCACCCGGTGGGCCCGGGCCGTGAAGGCACGTCGAACGTCCTGATGGAGGCGCTGGCCTCCGGCGTGCCGGTGATCACGACAGTCCACTCCGGCTATCATGGCGAACTGCTGACCGACGGTCGCAATGTCCTGATCCGCGAGCGCGACGAACTGGAGTTCGCCGAAGCCATCGCCATGCTGCAGCGTGACGAGCGCATGCGCCGGCGGATCGGCAACATGGGCCGTCAGTTCGCCGAGCAGCACCACAGCCTGGATGTCGTCGCCGCAGCCTACGGCAAGGTCATCGACGACGTGGTCAAGGCCAAGCCGAAGCCCGCGCCCAAGAAGAAGAAGGTTTCCTTCGTGCCGTTCTGGGAGCCGGCGGAGAAATTCGGCTCCTCGCGCCTGCGCGCCCACTACCCGGCGCAATTCCTCAAGGACAACAAAGAGTTCGACGTCGTCAGCGGCTACGCGGAGGACGCCGACATCGTGGTCGTGGTCCAGATGTGCCCCGACGACCTGCTGGAGAAGCTGAACGCCAATCCGAAGCAGTTCCTGATCTACGATGTGTGCGACAAGTACTACGAGAACCCGCGCGTCTTTAAGCACCTGGAGCCCAACATTCACTCGCAGCAGCGCTTCGAGCAGTTGTGCGAGCGCGCCGACCTGATCATCGTGCCCAGCCGCGAAATGAAGGCCGAGATCGCCAGCCGTGTGCAAAACAAGCCGGTGAAATACGTGCCGGAGCCAGCCGACTATGGCGCGACGACGCCACTGCCGCTGCGCCCCGCCGAACCGAAAGTCGTGCTGTGGTATGGCAACCCCGACCGCGGCAACTGGGAAAACGCCCAGCCCATTATCGAGCGGCTGCGCGACCAGCATGGCTATACGCCGCTGATCGTCTCGCGACGGAGCTTCTTCAAGAAGTTCCCCGACTTCCACCCGTTCTGCCAGGACTGGTCGATGGAGGCCATGAAGGCGGGCTTCGAAGCCGCCAGCCTGTGCGTGGTGGCCTATGACCAGGAAGAACAGGCCAAGAGCCCCAACCGCTATGTGGCGGCCATGATGCACGGCCTCCCGACCCTGGTGGTCGGCTCGCCAGCGACGCGGGAGATCATCGACGCGACCGGCCAGCAGTTCGCCCTCGTCAGCGATGACGCTTCGGTGGACCAGGCCATGGCTGTCCTGCAGGCGCCTGGCGGTCGCGAGCAATACGTCGAAGCCGTGCAGGCCTATCTCGCCAGCCAGTTCGGCGAGGAGGCGATCGCCGACGTCTATGCGACGACCTTCAAGGACCAGACCTTCAGCAAGGCGGCCTTCGCCGGAGGGAAGCGCCGCATCGCCTTTGTCAGCCACAACATGACCCTGGGCGAAGGCGCGCCCTGGAGCCTGTTCGAACTCCTCTCGGGGCTGCGCGAGCACGACATCGAACCTTTTGTCTACTCGGCCTGCGGCGGTCCGCTGCTCGAACAGTATCAAGCCGCCGGCATCGCCGTGGAGGTGTTCGATACAAACGCCAATCACGTGGTGAAGGTGCTGAACACTAAGTACGTGGCGATCGAGAAAAGCTTCACGGACTTCCTGAAGACCAACAAGATCGAAGCGGTCGTCGCCAATACGGTGAAGTCGGCCCCGCTGGTGAAGTTCGCGACGAACCTCGGAATTCCCGCCGCCTGCATCGCCCGCGAATCCTATGTCTATGAGGAGCGGTTCTCCTATTTCCGCGGCGATGCGCGCCTGGCCGCTGTGACCGGCCTGACGGAAGCGCCCGAGATCGTCTTCGTCGCGCACGCCAGCCGCAAGACGTGGGATGACCAGCCCTTCAAGGGCAAGGTTTCGGTGATCCCCAACGGTATTTCGCCGCAACGGTTCGTGGAGTCCTCCACCCTGACGAAGGCCGAGGCGCGCGAGCGGTTCGGCATCCCCGCTGATGACGTGGTGGCGATCTGCGTCGGCACGATCAACCTCCGCAAAGGCCAGGGCGAAATCCTGGAGGCCTTCGCCTCCCTGCCGCCAGCAGTGCGCAACAAGGCGCGGATCATCTTCCTGGGCGCCGTGCAGAACTCGCATCTGGCGGGCTTCATGGAGGGCTATGACGCCCTGCCCGCGGCGATCCGTGACCGGGTGATGGTGGTGAACGCAACCGACGAGGTCGCGCCCTACTACATCGCCTCCGATCTGTTCTTGATGAATTCGAACTCGGAAGCCTACCCTCGAAGTGTTGTGGAAGGCCTGTATTTCGGCCTGCCGGTGCTGTCGACACCCGTAGCGGGCGTTGTGGAGCAAGTGCGGCCCGGCGAGTCAGGCTTCCTCTACGACTACAACGACATGAATTCGTGGAAATCATACTTCACAGATCTCGTGAAGAAGCCAGATCTTCTCAAAGAGATGTCAGCGAATGCTCACAAGGCGTTCTGGAAGCTGACGGGCTACAATGAGATGCTTCTTTCTTACAAGTCTATTATTTCGAGGATGATTGCGTAA